The Rhizobium rosettiformans genomic sequence CTGTCCTGAAAGGCCGCAAGCGAGAGCGGCAGCCAGGCGAGCGGTGGTACGGTGCGCAGGATCTGGAAGATCGGATCAAGGCCACGCATGGCCCAGATGGACTGCCCGACGACGGCACCGAGGAAGACGCCGACCACGGCGGCAAGGCCAAAGCCCATGGCGACACGTTCCAGCGATGTCAAAACCCGCCAGGCGAGCCCGATATCCTGCGAGCCGTATTCGAAGAATGGGTAGGCGATCAGATCGTAACTGTCGGCCCAGACCTGGGAAGGCGACGGCAATGTCGCGCCGGGCTGCGAACAGGCGATCTGCCAGATGGTGAGAAGCACCAGCGTGACCACGAGCGGGGGCAGTATATTGCGCAAGACATCGGCGCCGGCCCGCTTCAGATCGATTTTCGGCGTCGCGCGCCTGGCCAGGTGAACGACGGTTCCGGTCCGGTCCGGGGAGACGGCGATCGCCTCTGTCTCTGCTTTTCGGGCGGTTGCGGGCATGTGTTTTTCCTCTGCGCGTGTCGAAAGGGAGTTGTTCTTGCCTCCGAAGGCCCTGCGAGTACCGCAG encodes the following:
- the ntrB gene encoding nitrate ABC transporter permease gives rise to the protein MPATARKAETEAIAVSPDRTGTVVHLARRATPKIDLKRAGADVLRNILPPLVVTLVLLTIWQIACSQPGATLPSPSQVWADSYDLIAYPFFEYGSQDIGLAWRVLTSLERVAMGFGLAAVVGVFLGAVVGQSIWAMRGLDPIFQILRTVPPLAWLPLSLAAFQDSNPSAIFVIFITSIWPVIINTAVGVRNIPDDYRNIARVLRLNPLEFFVRIMVPAAAPYIFTGLRIGVGLSWLAIVAAEMLTGGVGIGFFIWDAWNSSRLSDIIVALVYIGVTGFVLDKLVALLGSVVTRGTAKN